A window of Mucilaginibacter paludis DSM 18603 contains these coding sequences:
- a CDS encoding helix-turn-helix domain-containing protein, whose product MNTKEESVKKIKEGFVGQKTILLSALTKKQAAKNELTSKFHLTEMGYYPLAHLHDREREEGSSQYILLYCTEGSGYVEMGTNRYELTPNTYFIIPKNRPHHYGSYQSQPWSIYWAHFVGEHADLIYERYADKNGPDIRPIPYDKKRIDEFNQIISILENSHHSRELEIANISLFHFIASLVYNKETNPAFYDMDAISSSIAFMKQNIHDFFSIEELARQQNLSVSHYSKLFKIKTGHSPVQYFNQLKVHKSCEYLYFSSRSIKEICAELGFEDPYYFSRLFKKCTGLSPSNYKAQYKK is encoded by the coding sequence ATGAATACTAAGGAAGAATCCGTTAAAAAGATTAAAGAAGGTTTTGTTGGCCAAAAAACCATATTACTATCTGCCTTAACTAAAAAGCAAGCAGCTAAAAACGAACTGACCAGTAAATTCCATCTCACCGAGATGGGTTACTACCCGCTTGCCCACTTACACGACAGGGAACGCGAAGAGGGTAGCAGCCAATATATTTTATTGTACTGCACCGAAGGAAGCGGTTATGTTGAGATGGGAACAAACAGATATGAACTTACACCTAATACGTATTTTATTATCCCTAAAAATAGGCCGCACCATTATGGCAGCTATCAAAGCCAACCCTGGAGTATCTACTGGGCACATTTTGTTGGCGAACATGCAGATCTGATATACGAGCGATACGCGGATAAAAATGGCCCGGATATACGGCCCATCCCCTACGATAAAAAAAGGATAGATGAGTTTAACCAGATCATATCTATATTGGAGAACAGCCATCACAGCCGTGAATTAGAGATTGCCAACATTAGTCTGTTTCACTTTATAGCATCGCTTGTTTATAACAAAGAAACCAATCCAGCTTTTTACGATATGGACGCCATCAGCAGTTCTATCGCTTTTATGAAACAGAACATTCATGATTTTTTTAGCATCGAAGAACTGGCCAGGCAACAAAACTTATCAGTTTCACATTACAGCAAGCTCTTCAAAATCAAAACCGGGCATTCGCCGGTACAATATTTCAACCAGCTTAAAGTTCATAAATCGTGCGAGTATCTTTATTTCAGCAGCCGGAGCATTAAGGAGATATGCGCCGAATTAGGGTTTGAAGATCCTTATTATTTTTCGAGGCTGTTTAAAAAATGTACGGGGCTTTCACCGTCTAACTATAAAGCGCAGTATAAGAAATAA
- a CDS encoding sugar porter family MFS transporter: protein MSIPNVKAQVSFNNTYIIGISFISALGGYLFGFDFAVISGALPFLRTEFHLSSWWEGFLTGSLALGCIVGCLAAGKLADKYGRKPGLLVAASIFAISSLGMAFSQGLTQFVLMRFAAGIGVGMASMLSPLYIAEISPASIRGRNVAVNQLTIGIGILVTNLVNYCLADKGPDVWRLMFGLGVIPSILFFVGVIFLPESPRWLMQAGKELKAAAILNKIGSARFAQNTLKDIAISLSGNQQRQSYSAVFAKAVRPAVIVGITLAVFQQFCGINIVFNYTSTIFKSVGANLNNQLFQTVAIGIVNLLFTVLAMWQVDKLGRRPLMLIGSLGLAVVYIVLAILLKGHSNPLLVSVFVLIAIGLYATSLAPVTWVLISEIFPNQIRGVASSVAIVSLWAAYFILVFTFPVLTENLGTYGPFYLYSAICFLGFLFIRAKVSETKGQTLEELEQNLVSH from the coding sequence ATGAGTATACCCAACGTTAAGGCACAGGTATCATTTAACAATACCTACATTATCGGCATTTCCTTTATCTCGGCCCTGGGCGGGTATCTTTTCGGCTTTGATTTTGCTGTTATCTCTGGTGCGCTTCCTTTTTTGCGGACAGAATTTCACCTGTCGTCCTGGTGGGAAGGCTTTTTAACTGGTTCGTTGGCCTTAGGTTGTATTGTAGGTTGCCTGGCTGCCGGTAAATTGGCCGATAAATATGGGCGCAAACCAGGGCTGCTGGTGGCTGCCTCCATATTTGCCATATCATCATTGGGTATGGCTTTTTCGCAAGGGCTTACGCAGTTTGTATTAATGCGTTTTGCCGCAGGTATTGGCGTAGGCATGGCATCTATGCTTAGTCCGCTTTACATCGCCGAAATTTCTCCGGCAAGCATTCGCGGGCGCAATGTAGCTGTCAATCAACTTACCATTGGCATCGGCATTTTAGTAACCAACCTGGTTAACTACTGCCTTGCCGATAAAGGGCCTGATGTTTGGCGGCTGATGTTTGGCCTGGGCGTTATACCATCCATTTTATTTTTTGTGGGCGTGATATTTTTGCCCGAAAGTCCCCGCTGGCTTATGCAGGCGGGTAAGGAGCTTAAAGCGGCTGCCATACTCAATAAAATCGGCTCGGCCCGCTTTGCCCAAAATACCTTGAAGGATATTGCTATCTCGTTAAGCGGCAATCAACAACGGCAATCCTATAGCGCAGTTTTTGCCAAGGCAGTTCGTCCGGCGGTTATCGTTGGTATTACATTGGCCGTTTTCCAGCAGTTTTGCGGTATCAACATTGTTTTTAATTATACATCAACCATCTTTAAGTCGGTAGGGGCTAATTTAAATAATCAATTATTCCAAACGGTAGCCATCGGCATAGTAAACCTGTTGTTTACGGTTTTGGCTATGTGGCAGGTTGATAAGCTTGGCCGCCGCCCTTTAATGCTGATAGGTTCTTTAGGCTTAGCAGTGGTTTATATCGTTTTGGCCATCCTGTTAAAAGGACATAGCAACCCTTTGCTGGTTTCGGTATTTGTGCTCATAGCCATCGGGCTGTACGCTACATCGCTGGCGCCGGTAACCTGGGTGCTTATATCAGAGATTTTTCCCAACCAAATCCGTGGTGTGGCATCCTCCGTAGCTATCGTGAGCCTTTGGGCAGCCTACTTTATACTGGTATTTACCTTCCCCGTTTTAACAGAAAATCTGGGCACCTACGGGCCTTTTTACCTGTATTCGGCCATCTGTTTCCTTGGGTTTTTATTCATCAGGGCCAAAGTCAGCGAAACCAAAGGCCAAACATTAGAAGAGTTGGAACAAAATTTAGTATCACATTAA
- a CDS encoding DUF5107 domain-containing protein yields MKVKAWAETVMIPTYGIGKPDKNPMFFENRVYQGSSGVVYPNPVIEKIYDDKTDRPYKALFLENDYLKIMILPELGGRIQMAYDKIKERHFIYYNQVIKPALVGLCGPWISGGIEFNWPQHHRPSTFEPVDFNVEESPDGSKTVWINEVERMFRTRGMAGFTLYPDKAYLEIKAKLYNRTNLPQTFLWWANPAVKVNDYYQSVFPPDVNAVFDHGKRDVSTFPIATGTYYKVDYSPGTDISRYKNIPVPTSYMAVNSGYDFVGGYEHDTQAGVLHVADHHVSPGKKQWTWGNSDFGVAWDKNLTDEDGPYIELMTGVFTDNQPDFAWLMPYEEKTFTQFFLPYRELGVVKNANKDFLINFEKIDQELEVKIFATSVQSGCTLKVYAGGVLIFKKVISVSPDQIYRKVIKIKLNENDFSLSLSDATGKEIISYDATQQKENDIPEAAKPAPQPQDAESTEELFLIGQHLEQYRHATYSPVPYYQEALKREPKDARNNNALGLWYLRRGQFTQSEPYFRQAIKTITGRNPNPYDSEPYYNLGLCLQYQNRINEAYDAFFKATWSNAFQDSGYFSVAQIDLLRGDYELALEHINWSIDKNARNSRAYLIKVIALWKLNRANEAVSIAQQGLKRDQFNIGVLFALYLCYSSLGFKTQATETLNQALRLSRGTSHNLIEYAIDFSAVGLYAEAADLLLHTDAAYLDEPLVNYYLGYFYHQAGDEKAAIYLKKAALANSAYCFPNRLEDIAVLKIAMELDADDAKAPYYLGNLWYDKRQYDNAIENWLSSVKIDSSFPTVLRNLGIAFFNKLDDEQAAVSYFEKAYQLNPHDARILMELDQLYKRLNKKPEERLVLLEQKLEVTLSRDDLYLERAAIYNFTGYYNQAFELIMQHQFHPWEGGEGKVSGQYIYSLVEQAKQNIETGDFAIAIAKLEQAQFYPDNLGEGKLYGAQENDIFYWMGNAYEAMGNQQKARECWHKAANGLSEPSAALFYNDQQPDKIFYQGLALMKLGRDDEAMLIFSKLVNYGKKHLHDEVKLDYFAVSLPNLLIFKGDLARLNHIHCLYILGLGYLGLQQFHEAESCFNKVLQADAMHQGAKTHIRLSPKGKLTA; encoded by the coding sequence ATGAAAGTGAAGGCATGGGCAGAAACGGTTATGATCCCTACTTATGGCATTGGTAAGCCTGATAAAAATCCGATGTTTTTTGAGAACCGTGTTTACCAGGGCAGCAGTGGTGTAGTATACCCCAATCCGGTTATCGAAAAAATATACGATGATAAAACCGATCGGCCGTATAAGGCTCTGTTTTTAGAGAACGACTATCTTAAAATAATGATACTGCCCGAATTGGGCGGACGTATACAGATGGCCTACGATAAAATAAAGGAACGGCATTTTATATACTACAACCAGGTAATTAAGCCTGCGCTGGTAGGTTTATGCGGCCCATGGATTTCGGGCGGGATAGAGTTTAACTGGCCGCAACATCATCGCCCAAGTACTTTTGAGCCGGTTGACTTTAATGTAGAGGAGAGCCCGGATGGTAGTAAAACTGTTTGGATCAACGAGGTTGAGCGCATGTTCCGTACCAGGGGGATGGCCGGGTTTACGCTGTATCCCGACAAAGCCTATCTTGAAATTAAAGCTAAGCTGTATAACCGCACTAACCTGCCGCAAACCTTTTTGTGGTGGGCTAACCCAGCCGTAAAAGTAAATGATTACTATCAATCCGTTTTTCCGCCGGATGTTAATGCCGTGTTTGACCATGGCAAGCGGGATGTATCTACTTTCCCGATAGCAACCGGCACTTATTACAAAGTAGATTACTCGCCCGGAACGGATATTTCCCGGTATAAAAACATACCAGTGCCTACATCCTACATGGCTGTAAACTCCGGGTATGATTTTGTTGGCGGATACGAGCATGACACCCAGGCAGGCGTATTGCATGTGGCCGATCATCATGTATCGCCAGGTAAAAAACAATGGACCTGGGGAAATAGTGATTTTGGTGTAGCCTGGGATAAAAACCTGACCGACGAAGATGGCCCTTATATTGAATTAATGACAGGGGTATTTACCGATAACCAGCCCGATTTTGCGTGGCTGATGCCCTACGAAGAAAAAACTTTTACCCAGTTTTTTTTGCCCTACCGTGAACTTGGTGTGGTGAAAAATGCGAATAAAGATTTTCTGATCAATTTTGAGAAAATAGATCAGGAGCTGGAAGTGAAAATATTCGCTACATCTGTACAATCAGGTTGCACGTTAAAAGTATATGCAGGCGGTGTCCTGATTTTTAAAAAAGTAATCAGTGTGTCGCCGGATCAAATTTACCGTAAGGTGATTAAAATCAAACTTAACGAGAATGATTTTTCGCTATCGCTTAGCGATGCTACAGGTAAAGAGATTATCAGTTATGACGCTACCCAACAGAAGGAAAATGATATCCCGGAAGCCGCAAAGCCAGCACCCCAGCCTCAGGATGCAGAATCAACTGAAGAACTGTTTTTAATTGGCCAGCATCTGGAACAGTACAGGCATGCCACTTATAGCCCGGTACCCTATTATCAGGAGGCCTTAAAGCGCGAACCCAAAGATGCACGCAATAACAACGCCCTTGGTTTGTGGTATCTGCGCCGCGGCCAGTTTACACAAAGCGAACCGTATTTCAGGCAAGCCATTAAAACTATTACGGGCAGAAATCCTAATCCGTATGACAGCGAGCCTTACTATAACCTGGGCCTTTGCCTGCAATACCAAAATAGGATAAACGAAGCTTATGATGCCTTTTTTAAAGCTACCTGGAGCAATGCCTTCCAGGATAGCGGATATTTTTCGGTTGCCCAGATCGACCTTCTCCGTGGTGATTATGAGCTGGCGCTTGAGCATATTAACTGGTCTATCGACAAGAATGCGCGTAACAGCCGTGCTTATTTAATTAAGGTTATAGCCTTGTGGAAACTAAACCGCGCAAACGAAGCCGTGTCGATTGCCCAGCAAGGGCTAAAGCGCGATCAGTTTAATATCGGCGTATTGTTCGCTTTGTACCTTTGCTATAGCTCGCTCGGTTTTAAAACGCAGGCTACCGAAACATTAAACCAGGCATTAAGGCTAAGCCGGGGTACGTCGCATAATTTAATTGAATACGCTATCGATTTTTCTGCTGTTGGTTTATATGCCGAGGCTGCCGATCTGTTGTTGCATACCGATGCTGCCTATCTGGATGAACCCCTTGTTAACTATTACCTGGGCTATTTTTATCACCAGGCGGGAGACGAAAAAGCTGCAATTTATTTAAAAAAGGCAGCGTTGGCTAATTCCGCCTATTGTTTCCCCAACCGGCTTGAAGATATTGCCGTGCTAAAAATAGCCATGGAGTTGGATGCTGACGATGCTAAGGCGCCTTATTATTTGGGTAATTTATGGTACGATAAGCGCCAATACGATAACGCTATTGAAAACTGGCTAAGCTCAGTTAAAATAGATTCATCTTTTCCCACAGTTTTAAGAAATTTGGGTATAGCCTTTTTTAATAAACTTGATGACGAACAGGCCGCCGTCAGTTATTTTGAAAAGGCTTACCAGCTTAACCCGCATGATGCGCGGATACTGATGGAACTCGACCAATTATATAAGCGCCTTAATAAAAAGCCCGAAGAACGTTTGGTGCTACTGGAACAAAAACTTGAGGTTACACTATCCCGGGATGATTTGTACTTGGAGCGGGCCGCTATTTATAATTTTACCGGCTACTATAACCAGGCATTCGAGCTCATCATGCAGCACCAATTTCACCCTTGGGAAGGGGGAGAGGGCAAAGTATCCGGCCAGTATATTTACAGCCTGGTAGAACAGGCGAAGCAAAATATTGAAACAGGTGATTTTGCTATCGCGATAGCAAAACTGGAGCAAGCGCAATTTTATCCCGATAACTTAGGAGAAGGCAAATTATACGGCGCGCAAGAGAATGATATTTTTTACTGGATGGGGAATGCTTATGAAGCAATGGGTAATCAACAAAAAGCAAGGGAATGCTGGCATAAAGCGGCTAATGGCTTATCAGAACCAAGTGCTGCCCTGTTCTACAACGACCAGCAACCCGATAAAATATTTTACCAAGGTTTGGCCCTGATGAAATTAGGACGAGACGATGAGGCCATGTTGATTTTTAGCAAGCTTGTAAACTACGGCAAAAAACACCTACATGACGAGGTGAAGCTGGATTATTTCGCCGTATCGTTACCCAATTTATTGATTTTTAAAGGAGATCTGGCTCGGTTAAACCATATCCATTGCCTTTATATCTTAGGTTTGGGTTACCTCGGGCTGCAACAGTTTCATGAAGCGGAAAGCTGTTTTAACAAAGTGCTGCAGGCAGATGCCATGCATCAGGGCGCAAAAACGCATATCCGCTTATCCCCGAAAGGGAAACTAACAGCTTGA
- a CDS encoding ATP-binding cassette domain-containing protein, with protein MIVIDIEKKMRTYEGNKVLRLNTQFTKGAITKIYGPSGSGKTTLLKIIAGLIIPEMAKITVNNELWQDTARGINLSPQQRKTGFVFQNYALFPNMTVKQHLEYATGDKLWIERLLHFGKLETLTKHKPEYLSGGQQQRLAILRALAIKPQVLLMDEPFSALDPEMRGMIITGLKALVGELGSTCLIVSHNPDEIDTVDAPLNLP; from the coding sequence ATGATAGTTATCGACATTGAAAAAAAAATGCGTACCTACGAGGGGAATAAAGTACTCCGGTTAAACACGCAATTTACAAAGGGCGCCATCACCAAAATATACGGCCCATCCGGATCGGGTAAAACAACGTTGCTTAAAATTATAGCCGGACTGATCATCCCCGAAATGGCCAAAATAACGGTAAATAATGAGCTTTGGCAGGATACTGCACGCGGGATAAACCTATCGCCACAGCAACGTAAAACAGGCTTTGTGTTCCAGAATTACGCGCTCTTCCCTAACATGACGGTAAAGCAGCACCTTGAGTATGCTACCGGGGATAAATTATGGATTGAACGCCTGCTGCATTTTGGCAAACTGGAGACATTAACCAAGCACAAACCCGAATATTTATCTGGCGGGCAGCAGCAACGGCTGGCTATTTTACGGGCATTGGCTATTAAGCCGCAGGTTTTACTAATGGACGAACCTTTTTCAGCCTTAGACCCCGAGATGCGGGGAATGATTATTACGGGATTAAAAGCGCTGGTGGGCGAACTGGGAAGTACATGTTTGATAGTAAGCCACAACCCGGACGAGATTGATACTGTAGATGCCCCTCTAAATCTCCCCTGA
- the modB gene encoding molybdate ABC transporter permease subunit — protein sequence MDWSPIWLTLRLAGITTALLLVMGLPLAYWLSRGRSVIKIIIEAIITMPLVLPPSVLGFYLLLAFSPQRGLGKWLANHFNIQFVFSFQGLVLASLIYSVPFMIGPIKSALQQLPLSLSQASYTLGKTKMQTFVHVLLPNIRSSLLTATVLTFAHTLGEFGVVLMIGGNIPHVTRVASIAIYDSVENMDYASANNYSLVLFAITFIIVMAVFIFNRHTAKSPLE from the coding sequence ATGGATTGGTCGCCCATTTGGTTAACCTTGCGGCTGGCCGGTATTACTACGGCCCTGTTATTGGTAATGGGCTTGCCCCTGGCCTATTGGCTTTCCAGGGGGCGTTCGGTTATCAAAATCATCATCGAGGCCATCATTACCATGCCCCTGGTGCTACCGCCCTCGGTATTGGGCTTTTACTTGTTACTGGCTTTTAGTCCGCAACGCGGGTTGGGTAAATGGCTGGCCAATCATTTTAACATTCAGTTTGTTTTTTCGTTCCAGGGTTTGGTGCTGGCATCGCTTATCTACAGCGTACCATTTATGATAGGCCCTATTAAATCGGCTTTGCAGCAATTGCCATTGTCGCTATCGCAGGCATCCTATACCTTAGGGAAAACCAAAATGCAAACGTTTGTGCATGTGCTGTTGCCTAACATCCGGTCGTCATTATTAACGGCTACGGTGCTCACCTTTGCCCATACGCTGGGCGAGTTTGGCGTAGTGCTGATGATTGGCGGCAACATCCCCCATGTAACCCGGGTGGCATCCATCGCCATTTACGATTCGGTTGAAAACATGGACTACGCAAGCGCCAATAATTATTCGCTGGTACTGTTTGCCATTACCTTTATCATTGTGATGGCGGTTTTTATTTTTAACAGGCATACCGCCAAAAGCCCTTTGGAATGA
- the modA gene encoding molybdate ABC transporter substrate-binding protein encodes MNIKKLSFFIITILLSAPAFGQGLKVAVAANLQSVIKVLDADFKSKTGIVVEPIVGSSGNLVAQIKNGAPFDVFLSADMSFPDALYKDGFTLDKPVVYALGKLIICSTQNLDVKHWQTLILKDEIKKIAIANPAIAPYGKAAKEALVKLALLDKISPKLVTGESISQVNTYIFNDAVSAGFTSQSFIYDSGQSKKLYWAAIDPKLYEPIQQGIVILKHAQNNAQAEKFYKYLLSSSAKAIFKKYGYHTD; translated from the coding sequence ATGAATATCAAAAAGCTATCATTTTTTATCATCACCATCCTGCTATCTGCTCCGGCCTTCGGCCAAGGCTTAAAGGTTGCTGTAGCGGCCAATTTACAATCGGTAATTAAGGTTTTGGATGCTGATTTTAAAAGCAAAACCGGCATTGTAGTTGAGCCCATCGTCGGTTCATCCGGTAACCTGGTTGCGCAGATCAAAAACGGGGCACCTTTCGATGTGTTCCTTTCTGCGGATATGAGTTTCCCGGATGCCCTGTACAAGGATGGATTTACGTTGGATAAGCCTGTGGTTTATGCTTTGGGCAAACTGATTATTTGCAGCACACAAAACCTGGATGTAAAACATTGGCAAACGCTGATATTAAAAGATGAGATCAAAAAGATCGCGATAGCAAACCCGGCCATTGCACCCTACGGCAAGGCTGCCAAAGAAGCCCTGGTTAAGCTGGCGCTGCTGGACAAGATAAGCCCTAAATTGGTTACCGGCGAAAGCATATCGCAGGTAAATACGTATATTTTTAACGATGCCGTTTCGGCAGGGTTTACCAGCCAATCGTTCATTTATGATTCGGGCCAAAGCAAAAAGCTGTATTGGGCCGCTATCGACCCTAAACTTTACGAACCAATACAACAGGGCATTGTTATTTTAAAGCATGCCCAAAATAACGCCCAGGCCGAAAAATTTTATAAATACCTGCTATCTTCATCCGCGAAAGCTATATTTAAAAAATATGGTTACCACACGGATTAA
- a CDS encoding YceH family protein: MDQAQTLPVLEATELRVLGVLMEKCRTTPDYYPMTINSLTAACNQKTSRKPVVNYDDETVVLALDKLKRRGLISTATGGSSRAIKYKHNFAIVFPVVPAEVALICLLMLRGAQTPGELNTNSGRLWEFESLDEVQTVLEKLASNEPPYVVQLPRRAGQKEVRYAHLLSGIPDINDDDTADEPTSGSRPSAELETRLAKVETELAELKEAFDKLMKELMG; encoded by the coding sequence ATGGATCAAGCCCAAACTTTACCTGTACTTGAAGCTACCGAGCTTCGTGTGTTAGGCGTATTAATGGAAAAATGCCGCACCACTCCCGACTATTATCCCATGACTATCAATAGCTTAACGGCAGCCTGCAACCAAAAAACATCGCGCAAGCCGGTAGTTAATTATGATGATGAAACCGTAGTACTGGCCTTAGACAAGTTAAAACGACGCGGATTAATATCAACCGCCACCGGTGGCTCAAGCCGGGCCATAAAATACAAGCACAATTTTGCCATCGTTTTCCCGGTGGTGCCTGCCGAGGTAGCTTTGATTTGCCTGCTGATGCTGCGTGGTGCGCAAACACCGGGCGAGCTGAACACCAACTCTGGCCGTTTATGGGAGTTTGAATCGTTAGATGAAGTACAAACGGTGCTGGAAAAATTAGCCAGCAACGAGCCGCCCTATGTAGTACAACTGCCGCGGCGTGCCGGCCAAAAAGAAGTGCGCTACGCCCATTTACTATCCGGAATACCCGATATCAACGATGATGACACAGCCGACGAACCAACATCCGGCAGCCGCCCATCCGCCGAGCTGGAAACCCGCCTGGCCAAAGTGGAGACCGAATTAGCGGAACTTAAGGAAGCTTTTGATAAACTGATGAAAGAACTGATGGGTTGA
- a CDS encoding MBL fold metallo-hydrolase — MVMSLFITSLNSGSNGNCYYVGNEQDAILVDAGISCRETEKRMQRLGLSMHNVRAVFISHEHSDHIRGLPVLAKKYQLPVYITPRTLQYGGLALDENLVIPFRGYEPVRVGDLLVTAFPKLHDASDPHSFIISYRDVKVGVFTDIGSPCDNLISHFAQCHAAFLEANYDEAMLEQGRYPYHLKRRIRGGNGHLSNSQALEVFKVHRPSFMSHLLLSHLSKDNNCPQLVQDLFNLHANGTNIIIASRFEETAVYRITGTPQLHQSEFSMMPVQFSLF, encoded by the coding sequence ATGGTCATGTCGTTGTTCATCACATCACTCAATTCGGGAAGTAATGGTAACTGTTACTATGTTGGTAACGAGCAGGATGCCATCCTGGTAGATGCCGGGATATCATGCCGCGAAACCGAAAAGCGCATGCAAAGGTTAGGCCTCAGCATGCATAATGTGAGGGCCGTTTTTATTTCGCACGAGCATTCCGATCATATCCGTGGCTTACCCGTGCTGGCCAAAAAATACCAGCTGCCGGTTTATATTACGCCGCGCACCTTGCAGTATGGCGGTTTAGCGTTAGACGAAAATTTGGTGATTCCCTTTCGGGGATATGAGCCGGTGCGGGTGGGCGATTTGCTGGTTACCGCGTTCCCTAAACTGCACGACGCTTCCGATCCGCATAGCTTTATCATTAGCTACCGCGATGTTAAGGTTGGCGTTTTTACCGATATAGGTTCGCCCTGCGATAATTTGATTTCGCACTTTGCGCAATGTCACGCCGCTTTTCTGGAAGCTAATTACGATGAAGCGATGCTGGAGCAGGGGAGGTACCCTTATCATTTAAAGCGGCGCATCCGGGGCGGTAACGGCCACCTCTCCAATAGCCAGGCACTTGAAGTATTTAAGGTGCACCGGCCATCGTTTATGAGTCATTTGCTGTTGTCGCACTTGTCGAAGGATAATAACTGCCCCCAGTTGGTGCAGGATCTTTTTAACCTGCACGCCAACGGTACCAATATTATTATTGCCTCGCGTTTTGAGGAAACCGCAGTTTACCGTATTACCGGCACACCGCAATTGCACCAGAGCGAGTTTTCGATGATGCCGGTGCAGTTTTCGTTATTTTAA
- a CDS encoding IS4 family transposase, whose translation MSSELFEPTVLDGLARKTEAIQRKRKVGGKELLDMALFDGDQSFNGMSMQLMRRDGLDISKQALHQRHHSNMTKFVQAVFEQLIAVELPQEQTQGLEIRIKDSTRFALPEVIAETFPGTKGSGMKAGASVQFEFEIKSGKSDIKVTPANANDQGESHLDKASIQPGVLYMRDLGYTHLSYMNNINKVKAFFINKLCPKTTIYLLKDDQYQKLELSKLQGITGVFDQQVYIGADKMPVRIIIEPVSEELKARRIANTEKYNKKKGSTTSKGFKERAGFNFIVTNLVSEKYSAELIQKLYHLRWQIELVFKAWKSFLKIHTFPKGSSDRITSILYSKLIWAVLSWKICMAIGKIGQISVLKVHRLIASTKEELRAQLLGICSKWLALLEKLNLKHLSKEHRKHRLKIEEIVISI comes from the coding sequence ATGAGTTCGGAACTATTTGAACCAACGGTGTTAGATGGCCTGGCCCGTAAAACAGAGGCTATACAACGCAAACGAAAAGTGGGAGGCAAGGAACTATTGGATATGGCGTTATTTGATGGAGATCAATCGTTTAACGGCATGAGTATGCAGTTAATGCGGAGGGATGGGCTTGATATTTCGAAGCAGGCATTGCATCAAAGACATCACAGCAATATGACAAAGTTTGTACAAGCCGTTTTTGAGCAATTAATAGCAGTTGAGTTACCGCAAGAGCAAACACAGGGCTTGGAGATCCGTATCAAAGATTCTACCCGTTTCGCGTTGCCGGAAGTTATTGCAGAGACATTCCCCGGAACAAAAGGAAGTGGGATGAAAGCGGGAGCATCTGTACAATTTGAATTTGAAATCAAAAGTGGTAAAAGCGATATCAAAGTAACTCCGGCCAACGCAAATGACCAGGGTGAGAGTCATCTGGACAAGGCATCAATTCAGCCGGGGGTATTATATATGAGAGATCTGGGTTACACTCACTTGAGTTATATGAACAATATTAACAAAGTCAAAGCTTTCTTTATTAATAAATTATGTCCGAAAACAACGATTTATCTATTAAAGGACGACCAATACCAAAAGTTAGAGTTGTCGAAACTACAAGGCATAACCGGCGTATTTGATCAACAGGTATATATCGGAGCTGATAAGATGCCGGTAAGGATAATAATAGAACCGGTAAGTGAAGAGCTCAAGGCAAGGCGGATAGCCAATACTGAAAAGTACAATAAAAAGAAAGGCAGTACCACCAGTAAGGGATTCAAAGAGCGGGCAGGGTTTAACTTTATTGTTACCAACCTGGTGAGCGAAAAATATAGCGCTGAATTGATCCAAAAGTTATATCACCTGCGATGGCAGATAGAATTGGTTTTTAAAGCATGGAAGTCGTTTTTAAAGATACACACGTTCCCCAAAGGAAGTTCGGATCGTATAACCAGTATATTATACAGTAAGTTGATCTGGGCAGTTTTGAGTTGGAAAATATGCATGGCTATCGGTAAGATAGGTCAAATTAGTGTTTTAAAGGTGCATCGACTAATCGCTTCTACGAAAGAAGAATTGCGAGCGCAGCTTTTAGGGATATGCTCAAAGTGGTTAGCTCTGTTGGAGAAATTAAACTTAAAGCACCTTTCAAAAGAGCACAGAAAACATAGGTTAAAAATAGAAGAAATTGTAATAAGTATTTGA